The following proteins are co-located in the Microbacterium sp. Clip185 genome:
- a CDS encoding ATP-binding protein: MNELYVADIPRSFTAIAEWGACFVFVLIVARRASWWVTAAASAAGLLALLAVQEAAGRLSLALWIPGMLAAVLVMFAMLYATLRVSPVTAGYLTARAFVLAELTASIHWQLDRFYLDAPAEVKTTMMVLTYGGMLGLAWLAERRHLVRGEVFEVGYADLVAAFSIASATFIISNLSFVTTATPFSGRIGHEILYIRTLVDLCGYIALYVQHEVRRGFQARREADAMARLLTSQHQQYEMSRRTIDEVNRKYHDMKHHLDAIRAEQDPQSRLRILDDLETSIRDYATQVRTGNDVLDAVLTAKLMYAREQSIHVATVADGRLLAGLRPLDITAIAGNALDNAFEATARLAESQRMVKFSLFAHDDFVMLRVENTFDGHLRRRDGRIITRKAGDGHGYGLRNIEAAAETYGGSVSVDAGAEWFSLRVLLPRDIAAAS; the protein is encoded by the coding sequence ATGAATGAGCTCTACGTCGCCGACATCCCCCGCAGCTTCACGGCCATCGCGGAGTGGGGCGCCTGCTTCGTCTTCGTGCTGATCGTCGCCCGACGAGCGAGCTGGTGGGTCACGGCCGCCGCATCGGCTGCGGGACTGCTGGCGCTGCTCGCCGTGCAGGAAGCGGCCGGACGCCTCTCCCTCGCGCTGTGGATCCCGGGGATGCTGGCAGCCGTCCTCGTGATGTTCGCGATGCTGTACGCCACGCTTCGTGTCTCCCCGGTGACCGCCGGCTACCTCACGGCCCGGGCCTTCGTGCTCGCGGAGCTCACCGCATCCATCCACTGGCAGCTCGACCGGTTCTACCTCGATGCGCCGGCCGAGGTGAAGACCACGATGATGGTTCTCACCTATGGCGGGATGCTGGGGCTCGCCTGGCTCGCGGAACGGCGTCATCTGGTGCGCGGAGAGGTTTTCGAGGTGGGCTATGCCGATCTCGTCGCCGCGTTCTCGATCGCGTCCGCAACGTTCATCATCTCCAACCTCAGCTTCGTGACCACCGCCACACCGTTCAGCGGCCGCATCGGGCACGAGATCCTGTACATCAGAACGCTCGTCGATCTCTGCGGCTACATCGCCCTCTACGTGCAGCACGAGGTGCGCCGCGGCTTCCAGGCGCGCCGCGAGGCCGATGCGATGGCGAGGTTGCTGACGAGCCAGCACCAGCAGTACGAGATGTCGCGGCGCACGATCGATGAAGTCAACCGCAAGTACCACGACATGAAGCACCACCTGGACGCGATCCGCGCCGAGCAGGATCCGCAGTCCCGCCTGCGCATCCTCGACGACCTCGAGACGTCGATCCGCGACTACGCGACGCAGGTGCGCACCGGCAACGACGTGCTCGACGCGGTTCTGACCGCCAAGCTCATGTACGCGCGCGAGCAGAGCATCCACGTCGCGACGGTCGCCGACGGGCGGTTGCTGGCGGGGTTGCGTCCGCTGGACATCACGGCGATCGCGGGCAACGCCCTCGACAACGCGTTCGAGGCGACGGCACGGCTAGCCGAATCGCAGCGGATGGTGAAGTTCTCCCTCTTCGCGCACGACGACTTCGTGATGCTCCGGGTCGAGAACACGTTCGACGGGCATCTGCGTCGGCGGGATGGCCGCATCATCACGCGCAAGGCCGGCGACGGACACGGCTACGGACTGCGCAACATCGAGGCGGCGGCGGAGACCTACGGCGGATCGGTATCGGTCGACGCCGGCGCCGAATGGTTCTCGCTCCGGGTGCTGCTTCCCCGGGACATCGCCGCCGCGAGCTGA
- a CDS encoding LytR/AlgR family response regulator transcription factor: MIRIGVVEDDPASIDRLLSHLDRFQREHGERFHIGAFRDGRDIIEDYRPDWDILLLDIQMARVDGMTAARRIREVDSEVLIVFVTASPQYAVSGYEVDALSYLLKPVSYPVFAQELARCLVRLRRRERRHMLFTAADGDRHRLDIADVLYLESAKHNVLIHTLDSDYTVATSLKAMEGELEGEDFFRCNSGYLVNLRHVTGVEGNDCRIRGGVRLQISRPRKKDFLAALAAYIGTRGITA, translated from the coding sequence ATGATCCGCATCGGCGTCGTCGAAGATGATCCGGCCAGCATCGACCGCCTGTTGTCGCACCTGGACCGGTTCCAGCGTGAACACGGTGAGCGCTTCCATATCGGGGCGTTCCGCGACGGACGCGACATCATCGAGGACTACCGTCCCGACTGGGACATCCTGCTGCTGGACATCCAGATGGCGCGTGTGGACGGCATGACGGCCGCGCGCCGCATCCGCGAGGTCGACAGTGAGGTGCTCATCGTCTTCGTGACCGCGTCGCCGCAGTACGCGGTCAGCGGCTACGAAGTGGATGCCCTGAGCTATCTGCTCAAACCGGTGTCCTACCCGGTCTTCGCGCAGGAGCTCGCGCGCTGCCTCGTGCGCCTGCGCAGGCGCGAACGCCGGCACATGCTCTTCACCGCGGCCGACGGCGATCGTCACCGCCTCGACATCGCCGACGTGCTGTATCTCGAGAGTGCCAAGCACAATGTGCTGATCCACACACTCGACAGCGATTACACCGTGGCCACGTCGCTGAAGGCGATGGAGGGCGAGCTGGAGGGCGAGGACTTCTTCCGCTGCAACAGCGGATACCTCGTGAACCTGCGTCACGTGACCGGCGTGGAGGGCAACGACTGCCGCATCCGCGGCGGTGTGCGGCTGCAGATCAGCCGGCCGCGCAAGAAGGACTTCCTGGCAGCCCTGGCCGCCTATATCGGCACGCGCGGGATCACGGCATGA
- a CDS encoding glycosyltransferase family 2 protein yields MSSLLLTVAVPAYNCAELLGRALAALCVSDARVEVIVVDDGSTDATGILAESYAHTYPDRIRVVHQVNGGHGAAIDTGVAHARGRYVKVLDADDWLSSTALARVLDVLERLEEAGGVDALFTDFVHDRVDKPARVTRFGTVFPAERVFGWEDTQRFGRRQYLMMHAVIYRTALLREVELNLPRHTFYVDSLYVLRPLTRVRRMYYVPVALYHYYIGRSGQSVAPEVMLARVDQQLRVNRLALETLPSIEDVRAGSVPPQLYAAQLHYVRALCATVSATLALGGTPQHLAVRRAFWREVKRDRPRIHAHLRRSLVGAGSNLPGSAGRHVTRAAYHLARRYVGFS; encoded by the coding sequence GTGTCATCGCTCCTGCTGACGGTGGCCGTGCCCGCCTACAACTGTGCAGAGCTCCTCGGTCGCGCTCTCGCCGCGCTCTGCGTCAGCGACGCCCGCGTCGAGGTCATCGTCGTCGATGACGGCTCCACGGACGCCACCGGGATACTCGCCGAATCGTATGCGCACACGTATCCCGACCGGATTCGTGTGGTGCACCAGGTCAACGGCGGGCACGGGGCAGCCATCGACACCGGCGTCGCACACGCGCGCGGACGGTACGTCAAGGTGCTCGACGCCGACGACTGGCTGTCGTCCACTGCTCTCGCGCGGGTGCTCGACGTCCTCGAGCGGCTGGAGGAGGCGGGGGGAGTAGACGCGTTGTTCACGGACTTCGTGCATGACCGCGTGGACAAGCCGGCGCGCGTCACGCGCTTCGGCACGGTGTTCCCGGCCGAGCGGGTCTTCGGGTGGGAGGACACGCAGCGCTTCGGGCGCCGACAGTATCTGATGATGCACGCGGTCATCTACCGCACGGCGTTGCTGCGCGAGGTGGAGCTGAATCTGCCTCGCCACACGTTCTACGTCGACAGCCTGTACGTCCTGCGTCCGCTCACGCGCGTACGTCGCATGTACTACGTGCCCGTCGCGCTGTACCACTACTACATCGGCCGGTCTGGCCAGTCGGTCGCGCCGGAGGTCATGCTGGCCCGCGTCGACCAGCAGCTGCGCGTGAACCGCCTCGCACTGGAGACCCTGCCGAGCATCGAGGACGTGCGGGCCGGGAGCGTCCCGCCACAGCTCTACGCCGCGCAACTGCACTACGTCCGCGCGCTGTGCGCCACCGTGAGTGCGACGCTCGCCCTGGGGGGTACGCCCCAGCACCTGGCGGTGCGCCGTGCCTTTTGGCGCGAGGTCAAGCGCGACCGGCCCCGCATCCACGCTCATCTGCGCAGGAGTCTCGTCGGGGCAGGCAGCAATCTGCCGGGCTCTGCGGGCCGGCATGTGACCCGAGCCGCCTACCACCTCGCCCGACGTTACGTCGGGTTCAGTTGA